One window of Nicotiana tomentosiformis chromosome 11, ASM39032v3, whole genome shotgun sequence genomic DNA carries:
- the LOC138901178 gene encoding vicilin-like seed storage protein At2g18540, whose protein sequence is MIRLQRRATKVMFSIIDVDKDQGWMGWFVRVRTSDLIPAEKMPFPEEWNLKHSPWFPGAIPDLAGLGDNVVMRPPPLEEGEASKPTKDKKRRSASTPDTPKPKKNRAQKWKIDPSVLSVDVVQTLRNEDEEGEDADCLLVARKKEGIKALRTAEPVTIDEVQPQIEVISGEGPSRVLQSSGADDASCRDEQSAGVPEGSSSEALQREEKPQVQQKAELVEQLREEAKMKEAETLGWKQNMDRLASEKEAVRAQLSLVELQLQSVKKENLARAQKIEELEIWLATELARATSEVEELVTSYRADVEAANTRAKEISDAAEVRLSRVAEHTRRKSRRETLKEVHARGFDLTADIENAKVLEDEVRALLSDEEDSASRSESRGDEDEAPEAD, encoded by the exons ATGATAAGGCTTCAGCGCCGGGCCACGAAGGTGATGTTCTCGATCATAGACGTGGACAAGGACCAAGGGTGGATGGGCTGGTTTGTCCGAGTCAGGACCTCTGACTTAATCcccgccgagaagatgccattccccgaagaatggaactTGAAGC ATTCCCCCTGGTTTCCTGGTGCAATCCCGGACCTTGCAG gTCTTGGAGATAATGTCGTCATGAGGCCGCCTCCCCTCGAGGAAGGGGAGGCCTCGAAGCcgaccaaagacaagaaaaggagaagTGCCTCGACTCCAGATACCCCGAAGCCCAAGAAAAATAGGGCTCAAAAGTGGAAGATTGATCCCTCCGTTCTGTCTGTCGATGTAGTCCAAACGCTACGAAATGAAGACGAGGAGGGAGAAGATGCCGACTGCCTGCTGGTGGCTCGGAAGAAGGAAGGCATCAAAGCTTTGAGAACTGCTGAGCCGGTGACGATCGATGAGGTTCAGCCGCAGATCGAGGTGATCTCGGGGGAAGGTCCGAGCAGGGTCCTCCAGTCATCGGGTGCTGATGATGCCTCCTGCCGTGATGAGCAATCGGCGGGTGTGCCCgaagggtctagttctgaggcccttcaaagagaagagaagCCCCAA GTTCAACAGAAGGCCGAATTGGTTgagcagcttcgtgaggaggccaagatgaaagaggctgagactttggggtggaagcaGAACATGGACCGTCTCGCCTCAGAGAAAGAAGCGGTTCGGGCCCAACTGTCTTTGGTTGAGCTTCAACTCCAAAGTGTAAAGAAGGAGAACTTGGCTCGAGCCCAGAAAATTGAAGAGCTCGAGATTTGGTTGGCTActgagcttgcaagggccacatccGAGGTAGAGGAGCTCGTGACCTCTTACCGAGCTGATGTTGAAGCCGCTAACACTCGAGCAAAGGAAATTTCTGACGCTGCTGAGGTTAGATTGTCCCGTGTTGCCGAGCATACTAGGCGCAAGTCTCGAAGAGAGACTCTTAAAGAggtacatgctcgtggcttcgacctcACAGCTGATATCGAGAATGCGAAGGTTTTGGAGGACGAGGTCAGAGCTTTGCTTTCCGATGAAGAAGACTCTGCGAGTCGATCCGAGAGCagaggagatgaagatgaagctcccgaAGCGGACTAG